The following are from one region of the Rhodopirellula sp. P2 genome:
- a CDS encoding HTTM domain-containing protein — translation MTQETGSAFNRISNRLLQTVPIDFLVVFRIAFGVVMCWWAISGVRNGIPYNNYTLPAYHFTYYGFDWVKPIDLSVAIGGVAVDGMSLLYIAFAGLAICIAMGLWYRVVSTLFAVGMVYWFLIDKAYYLNHYYLCTLLSWMMPFFPAGRAFSVDAWRNPSQRSDTAPAWCLWLLRFQIGVPYFFGGIAKLNADWLRGQPMRTTLSYMTDHPWISRFPLDQEVLVQFVCWGGLLFDLSIVPLLLFRKTRMLGFFLTCAFHISNHNLWNIGIFPWLMIAATTVYFDPGWPRQILHRLGWGTVPAFAEDNFISRHSWRQRLVVSCVLMWIAVQTLVPLRVFVFPGNPSWSEYSHHFSWHMLLRAKVSGVRVYATDPDTGRSGVIDLRPYMTQRQLAVVGRDPRMIHQLCLFIAEDLATKGHPNVELRALALVALNGRKPQPIIDPAVDLTKEPRDLRYPKWIVELHEPYRHLAWQYPLEQWESHLDLELPPQMMALRIPRRPVPNAGAEAPDRSAAIAVSQRVDSVAGN, via the coding sequence ATGACACAAGAAACAGGTTCGGCATTCAACCGAATCAGCAACCGGCTGTTGCAAACTGTCCCCATCGACTTCCTGGTGGTTTTTCGCATCGCTTTTGGCGTTGTGATGTGCTGGTGGGCAATCAGCGGCGTTCGCAACGGCATCCCTTACAACAACTACACGCTTCCGGCATACCACTTCACGTATTACGGTTTTGATTGGGTGAAACCGATCGACCTCAGCGTTGCGATTGGCGGGGTGGCTGTCGACGGAATGTCGCTTCTGTACATCGCGTTCGCGGGACTGGCAATTTGCATCGCCATGGGACTGTGGTACCGAGTGGTTTCAACCCTTTTCGCTGTGGGAATGGTGTACTGGTTCTTGATCGACAAGGCGTACTACCTGAACCACTACTACCTCTGCACACTTCTTAGTTGGATGATGCCGTTCTTTCCGGCTGGAAGAGCGTTCTCAGTCGATGCGTGGCGAAATCCAAGTCAACGCAGTGACACCGCACCGGCGTGGTGCCTGTGGTTGTTGCGTTTCCAAATCGGCGTCCCCTACTTTTTCGGTGGGATTGCGAAGCTCAATGCGGATTGGTTGCGTGGTCAACCGATGCGAACCACGCTGTCGTACATGACCGATCACCCCTGGATCTCGCGATTTCCGTTGGATCAAGAGGTGCTGGTGCAGTTTGTCTGCTGGGGAGGCCTTCTGTTCGACCTTTCGATCGTTCCGCTGTTGTTGTTCCGCAAGACGCGGATGTTGGGATTCTTCCTGACCTGTGCCTTTCACATCAGCAATCACAATCTGTGGAACATTGGAATCTTTCCATGGCTGATGATCGCTGCGACCACGGTTTACTTTGATCCAGGCTGGCCGAGACAGATCCTGCACCGTCTGGGATGGGGAACTGTACCCGCGTTCGCGGAAGACAACTTCATTTCCCGACACTCGTGGCGGCAACGGTTGGTTGTGAGCTGCGTGCTCATGTGGATCGCGGTGCAAACCTTGGTGCCATTGCGAGTGTTCGTGTTTCCTGGCAACCCTAGTTGGTCGGAGTACTCGCACCACTTTTCCTGGCACATGTTGCTTCGCGCGAAAGTCAGCGGAGTCCGTGTGTATGCGACAGACCCTGACACGGGGCGATCGGGTGTCATCGATTTGCGACCGTACATGACCCAGCGTCAGCTCGCTGTGGTCGGCCGAGACCCGCGGATGATCCATCAGTTGTGCCTCTTCATTGCGGAGGACCTGGCAACGAAGGGGCACCCCAACGTTGAGCTTCGGGCTCTCGCCTTGGTTGCCCTCAACGGCAGAAAACCACAGCCCATCATCGACCCGGCGGTGGACTTGACGAAGGAGCCTCGTGACTTGCGGTATCCCAAGTGGATCGTCGAACTACACGAGCCCTATCGCCATCTGGCGTGGCAATACCCGCTGGAACAATGGGAAAGCCACCTGGATTTGGAGCTGCCGCCCCAGATGATGGCATTGAGAATCCCACGACGCCCTGTTCCCAATGCAGGTGCAGAGGCCCCTGATCGTTCGGCTGCGATTGCAGTCTCTCAGCGTGTTGATTCCGTCGCTGGAAATTGA
- a CDS encoding phytase codes for MTYWKRCGIALLAFTLNAACTLVGPATWAHDDEDHTHETPVKVPAGITYAPTAVPDRIVLTWAEDPTTTQSVTWRTDTSVETAIVEYATAEDGPLFVNHTQEMAAKFETLETDLGVAKYHSVTLSGLVPNTKYVYRVGDGVNWSEWAHFITASDQADPFSFVYVGDAQNDLKSHWSRLVRQAYSDAPRAAFLLHAGDLVNRADSDAEWGEWFYAQGFIPRSTPCVAVPGNHEQSKIANEETGEVTRRLTNHWERVFEFPSNGPESSRESVYWMDYQGVRFIGLDSNNEVESQAVWLEKVLQDNPQNWTVITFHHPIYSSKRGRDNSELRGLWQPIFDKYKVDLVLNGHDHTYARTGLMAHGSEKNVPSGMRAQSEIAGTVYVVSVSGPKMYELGREPYMERVAEDTQLYQIITVDGDELRYVARTAVGRPYDGFTLTKRDGKPNQLVENVPDTPERVRPEADVAEAEPVKRDARQVPVVTSSLRLTNPEAKDQDDLCVWRDKQSPDRSVIIASDKSANRLFVYDLEGNLTQSIEVSKPGNIDLRYDVPFQGEQIDLVAVNQREDGFKLRLYRVDRETRELNSIDHGGIATGPNYGGCLYRSAVDDRLYFFTTSKESGCEQIELSETVNGFYTGKKVRHLDVGMSEGAVADDQLGLVYVATETEGVWRFEAEPTGQPKGTLILQVGDNGIQGDLEGLALSHDDNQIRYLTVSDQGSNTFHVLPMVGGSSTYRFSIENAEQTDGIEVVTDSFGPQFPQGFFACHSNHEESCPILITPLPRIMNVLGTR; via the coding sequence ATGACCTATTGGAAGAGATGCGGCATTGCGTTGCTTGCTTTCACCTTGAACGCTGCTTGCACCCTGGTTGGTCCGGCCACCTGGGCTCACGATGATGAGGATCACACTCATGAGACTCCGGTCAAGGTCCCTGCTGGGATCACGTATGCTCCCACGGCCGTACCAGATCGGATTGTCCTGACTTGGGCGGAGGATCCGACGACGACGCAGTCGGTTACCTGGCGAACCGACACGTCGGTTGAAACGGCGATTGTGGAATACGCAACGGCTGAGGACGGACCGCTGTTTGTGAATCACACGCAAGAAATGGCTGCGAAGTTCGAAACCCTGGAAACGGACTTGGGCGTCGCGAAATATCACAGCGTCACGCTGAGTGGTTTGGTTCCCAACACAAAGTACGTGTACCGTGTTGGCGATGGTGTCAACTGGAGCGAATGGGCTCACTTCATCACCGCCAGTGACCAAGCCGATCCGTTCAGTTTCGTCTATGTCGGCGACGCCCAAAACGATCTCAAGTCGCACTGGTCACGTCTGGTGCGTCAGGCTTACTCCGATGCACCACGTGCAGCTTTTCTGTTGCATGCGGGTGACTTGGTCAACCGAGCCGACAGCGACGCTGAATGGGGCGAATGGTTCTACGCTCAGGGGTTCATCCCCCGCAGCACACCGTGTGTGGCTGTTCCTGGCAACCACGAGCAGTCCAAGATCGCCAATGAAGAAACAGGCGAGGTGACTCGTCGTCTGACCAATCACTGGGAGCGAGTGTTTGAGTTCCCGAGCAACGGTCCGGAAAGCTCTCGCGAATCCGTGTACTGGATGGACTACCAAGGGGTGCGGTTCATCGGCCTGGATTCCAACAATGAGGTCGAAAGCCAAGCGGTCTGGTTGGAGAAGGTGTTGCAAGACAACCCGCAGAACTGGACCGTGATCACATTCCATCACCCTATCTATTCCTCCAAACGAGGCCGTGACAACAGTGAACTTCGGGGTCTCTGGCAACCAATTTTTGACAAGTACAAAGTTGACTTGGTTCTCAACGGCCACGACCACACCTACGCGCGAACGGGTTTGATGGCTCACGGCAGCGAGAAGAACGTGCCGTCTGGGATGCGTGCTCAAAGCGAGATTGCAGGAACCGTGTATGTCGTTTCCGTCAGCGGTCCGAAAATGTATGAACTCGGACGCGAACCTTACATGGAACGCGTTGCCGAAGACACGCAGCTCTATCAAATCATCACGGTCGACGGCGATGAACTTCGCTACGTGGCTCGCACTGCCGTTGGACGTCCTTATGATGGATTCACGTTGACGAAGCGGGATGGGAAACCGAACCAGTTAGTCGAAAACGTACCCGACACGCCCGAACGCGTGCGGCCGGAAGCCGATGTTGCGGAAGCGGAACCAGTCAAACGCGACGCCAGACAGGTCCCGGTCGTCACCTCGAGCCTGCGGTTGACCAACCCAGAAGCGAAGGATCAGGACGATTTGTGTGTTTGGAGAGACAAGCAGTCTCCTGATCGCAGCGTGATCATTGCCTCCGACAAGTCGGCCAACCGTCTGTTTGTTTACGACCTGGAGGGAAACCTGACGCAATCGATCGAGGTGTCCAAACCGGGGAACATCGATTTGCGATATGACGTCCCCTTCCAAGGCGAGCAAATTGACTTGGTGGCCGTCAACCAACGCGAAGACGGTTTCAAACTTCGCCTCTACCGCGTCGATCGCGAGACACGAGAATTAAATTCGATCGACCATGGTGGCATCGCAACAGGCCCCAACTACGGTGGTTGCCTCTACCGTTCTGCGGTCGATGACCGTCTCTACTTCTTCACAACTTCGAAAGAAAGTGGTTGTGAACAGATTGAACTCAGTGAAACCGTGAACGGTTTTTATACCGGTAAAAAGGTCCGTCACTTGGATGTCGGCATGTCGGAAGGAGCCGTCGCTGATGACCAGCTGGGCTTGGTCTATGTCGCCACCGAAACGGAAGGGGTCTGGCGATTTGAGGCAGAGCCGACGGGCCAGCCAAAGGGCACGTTGATTCTGCAGGTCGGTGACAACGGAATTCAAGGCGATTTGGAAGGTCTGGCATTGAGCCACGACGACAATCAAATTCGCTATCTGACCGTTTCCGATCAAGGATCCAACACCTTCCACGTTCTTCCGATGGTGGGTGGCAGCAGCACGTATCGGTTCTCAATCGAGAATGCGGAACAGACCGATGGCATCGAGGTGGTCACCGATTCATTTGGCCCTCAGTTTCCTCAGGGCTTCTTCGCGTGTCATTCCAATCACGAAGAGAGTTGCCCGATCTTGATCACGCCGCTGCCTCGCATCATGAACGTGTTGGGAACACGCTGA
- the nhaA gene encoding Na+/H+ antiporter NhaA produces the protein MNHLEPRLPLPIQPIDRWLRPFARFLHIEATSGVVLVLCTAVALAAANSRWADAYLAIWQTELTLAVGGVVFSHSLHHVINDGLMAIFFFVIGLEVKRELAHGTLSDIRQATLPIAAAIGGMIVPAGLYLSMQYGQPGMQGWGIPMATDIAFVVGCLAILGSRVPHSLRVLLLSLAIVDDIGAILVIAIGYTESLDWRFLILAACAIALVHFLARVGVRRFPPYVAVGILAWIALHESGVHATLIGVILGLMTPATPTLVPERFREYLHEKENEFQPQHWAQRSHRVEVVREVQQLTRETVSPLEYLEMTLHPWSAYLIMPVFALANAGVLIEPANVTDSVAVAVVIGLVVGKPVGIVLFSWLVIRAGMARLPNGLNWPVLVSGSFLAGIGFTMALFIDGLAFGADGLDTAKTGVLLGSAVSAIVGIGLLLWTLPKSNPTP, from the coding sequence ATGAACCATCTTGAACCCCGACTCCCGCTGCCGATTCAACCCATCGACAGATGGCTTCGTCCGTTTGCTCGTTTCCTCCACATTGAAGCTACCAGCGGCGTCGTGCTGGTTCTTTGCACCGCGGTTGCTCTCGCGGCTGCCAATTCGCGATGGGCGGACGCCTACCTTGCGATCTGGCAAACGGAGCTGACGCTTGCCGTGGGAGGCGTGGTGTTCAGCCACTCGCTTCATCATGTGATCAATGATGGATTGATGGCGATCTTCTTCTTCGTGATTGGGTTGGAGGTCAAGCGTGAATTGGCGCACGGCACGCTTTCAGATATCAGGCAGGCCACCTTGCCGATTGCTGCGGCCATCGGGGGCATGATTGTTCCCGCCGGGTTGTATCTGTCGATGCAATACGGACAACCTGGAATGCAGGGTTGGGGAATTCCAATGGCGACCGATATCGCGTTCGTCGTTGGTTGCCTCGCGATTCTGGGGTCACGTGTTCCCCACAGTCTTCGCGTCTTGCTGCTGTCACTGGCGATTGTCGATGACATTGGTGCGATCTTGGTGATCGCGATTGGATACACCGAATCACTTGATTGGCGTTTCTTGATCTTGGCCGCCTGCGCCATTGCTCTCGTTCACTTCCTCGCGAGAGTGGGCGTGCGTCGTTTTCCACCCTATGTCGCAGTGGGAATCCTCGCCTGGATCGCACTGCATGAATCCGGGGTGCATGCGACTTTGATTGGTGTGATTCTGGGATTGATGACTCCGGCTACGCCAACACTCGTTCCCGAACGTTTTCGCGAATATTTGCACGAAAAGGAAAACGAGTTTCAACCACAGCATTGGGCCCAACGCTCCCATCGAGTGGAGGTGGTGCGAGAGGTTCAGCAACTGACGCGGGAAACGGTTTCACCCCTGGAATATCTCGAGATGACGCTGCACCCTTGGTCGGCCTATCTCATCATGCCGGTGTTCGCGCTCGCGAATGCGGGTGTGCTGATTGAGCCTGCCAATGTCACCGATTCCGTTGCCGTCGCGGTTGTGATCGGCTTGGTCGTCGGCAAACCGGTCGGCATCGTCTTGTTCAGTTGGTTGGTGATCCGCGCTGGAATGGCTCGGTTGCCCAATGGACTGAACTGGCCCGTGCTCGTCTCCGGCAGTTTTCTCGCAGGGATCGGATTCACCATGGCGCTGTTCATCGACGGCTTGGCATTCGGAGCGGATGGTCTGGACACCGCGAAAACCGGCGTCCTGTTGGGCTCCGCGGTCAGTGCGATCGTTGGGATCGGTTTGCTACTTTGGACGTTGCCAAAGTCCAACCCAACGCCCTGA
- a CDS encoding SDR family oxidoreductase has product MTLDTSGKIVLVTGANRGIGKAILQEALRRGAAKVYAAVRNTDSAAPLVEEYGDRVVPVHLDLEDPASIISAAATAQDVQVVVNNAGVLKVENALSENSIEALQYEMNVNVYGLMRVAQAFAPVLKANGGGALVQLNSVASVKTFADLATYCASKSASYTITQALRDSLRDQGTQVVSVHPGPIETEMSHGAGFENAASPTLVATAIFDALSEGRFHAWPDPMAQQIGEAYQSFAENVVEADMQETAS; this is encoded by the coding sequence ATGACATTGGATACAAGCGGCAAGATCGTTTTGGTCACCGGAGCCAATCGTGGAATCGGAAAAGCAATCCTGCAGGAAGCTCTGCGACGCGGCGCTGCAAAAGTGTACGCGGCGGTGCGAAACACTGATTCCGCAGCCCCGTTGGTCGAAGAATATGGTGACCGCGTGGTCCCCGTTCACTTGGACCTAGAAGATCCAGCCTCCATCATTTCGGCGGCTGCAACCGCCCAGGACGTGCAAGTGGTCGTCAACAATGCGGGCGTTCTGAAAGTCGAGAACGCACTTTCAGAGAACAGCATCGAGGCGTTGCAGTACGAGATGAACGTGAACGTTTACGGGTTGATGCGAGTCGCTCAAGCGTTCGCTCCGGTGTTGAAAGCCAACGGGGGTGGCGCACTGGTTCAGCTCAACAGCGTTGCGTCGGTGAAGACGTTTGCCGATCTCGCGACGTACTGTGCGTCGAAATCCGCAAGCTACACAATCACCCAGGCCCTGCGTGATTCCCTTCGCGACCAGGGAACACAGGTGGTCAGTGTCCATCCAGGGCCAATCGAAACGGAGATGAGCCACGGAGCTGGCTTTGAGAACGCGGCTTCGCCAACGTTGGTCGCGACCGCCATTTTTGATGCCCTTTCCGAAGGACGCTTCCACGCTTGGCCCGATCCAATGGCCCAGCAAATCGGTGAAGCCTATCAAAGTTTCGCGGAGAACGTCGTGGAAGCGGACATGCAGGAAACGGCGAGCTGA
- a CDS encoding transglutaminase-like domain-containing protein, translated as MTTILVGCQLNYVVKSPSIFLLNCAVSQNSHQQVRAESLEILPFQPVEECEVGPLGNRVVRLNAPPGDLQIRYSASVDLHSETVDSNNVLESSYEHLPGDILSYLNPSRYCESDKLYRFANGEFGHLVPGYSRVTAVCNWTFEHLAYVPGSTNSSTTACDVLLQRAGVCRDYAHVAISLCRALGIPARYVSGYAVNLYPPDFHGFMEAYLDGRWFLFDATRLAPIGGFVRIGTGRDAADVAFATIRGEVECKEIGVWATDTNPLDERLSPDDVQTGVSSA; from the coding sequence ATGACCACCATCCTCGTCGGATGCCAACTGAACTACGTTGTGAAGTCACCTTCGATCTTCCTGCTGAACTGCGCCGTTTCACAAAACTCGCATCAACAGGTCCGAGCCGAGTCGTTGGAAATCCTGCCTTTCCAGCCAGTGGAAGAATGCGAAGTCGGACCGTTGGGCAACCGCGTCGTTCGCCTGAACGCACCTCCGGGTGATTTGCAAATCCGATATTCAGCCAGCGTGGACCTCCATTCAGAAACGGTCGACTCGAACAACGTGCTCGAATCGAGCTACGAGCACCTGCCGGGCGACATCCTCTCGTATCTCAATCCAAGCCGCTATTGTGAGTCCGACAAACTGTACCGCTTTGCCAACGGCGAGTTCGGACATTTGGTCCCGGGCTATTCACGAGTCACCGCGGTCTGCAACTGGACGTTCGAACATCTCGCCTATGTTCCCGGCAGCACGAATTCGTCCACCACTGCGTGCGACGTCCTGCTTCAACGGGCGGGCGTGTGTCGTGATTATGCCCATGTCGCGATCAGTCTCTGTCGAGCGTTGGGAATCCCGGCCCGCTACGTTTCGGGATACGCCGTCAATCTGTACCCACCCGACTTTCACGGGTTCATGGAAGCCTACCTCGACGGGCGGTGGTTCCTGTTCGATGCGACTCGTCTGGCGCCCATCGGTGGTTTCGTGCGGATCGGAACCGGCCGTGATGCGGCGGATGTCGCCTTCGCAACCATCCGTGGTGAGGTCGAGTGCAAAGAGATTGGAGTGTGGGCAACCGACACGAATCCCTTGGACGAACGCCTCAGTCCCGACGATGTTCAGACCGGGGTCAGTTCCGCCTGA
- a CDS encoding c-type heme family protein, which yields MKRMPLRLSGISFLLVACLSTHALAQSVTSAALAAPDTTVAEVTQGQDRTGRSIDEVPVLTVDEARARAMILHETLHGSLQVMHRDFFREDEGLSIPSRSLEDVFAELERTYGLELRWIAVDLKAMNIDNEPESRFEKEAVGVLRSGKKTHESADDDMYRFAGKIRLSATCLSCHASRRSNNDDRAAGLVISIPLNRSARGHVPAVTPAGGVLNER from the coding sequence ATGAAACGAATGCCCTTGCGACTCTCCGGGATCAGCTTCCTTTTGGTCGCCTGCCTTTCCACGCACGCACTTGCTCAGTCCGTAACTTCGGCAGCCCTGGCAGCGCCCGACACCACTGTCGCTGAGGTGACACAAGGGCAGGATCGAACCGGTCGCAGCATCGACGAAGTCCCTGTCCTGACCGTTGACGAGGCGCGGGCGCGAGCCATGATTCTTCATGAAACGCTGCATGGCTCATTGCAGGTCATGCATCGTGACTTTTTTCGGGAAGACGAAGGTTTGAGCATCCCTTCGAGGTCGCTCGAAGACGTGTTCGCGGAATTGGAACGAACCTACGGGCTTGAGCTCCGCTGGATTGCCGTCGACCTGAAGGCAATGAACATCGACAACGAACCGGAATCAAGATTCGAGAAGGAAGCCGTCGGTGTGCTGCGTTCGGGGAAGAAGACGCATGAATCGGCTGACGACGACATGTACCGGTTTGCGGGCAAGATTCGGCTGTCGGCCACCTGTCTGAGTTGCCATGCATCCAGAAGGTCCAACAACGACGATCGCGCCGCTGGATTGGTGATTTCGATTCCACTGAATCGTTCCGCTCGCGGTCATGTTCCCGCGGTGACGCCCGCAGGTGGCGTTTTAAACGAGCGGTAG
- a CDS encoding c-type heme family protein yields the protein MNVCLTKFSLLAGVLGLVLSSPVLESQAVVADDAVAQPENAGDAPSEAAIERTRQKVKMLDNIFKQTIVLITDKYVHGDDDFAAGSAAVLLFKNISESGKDQVRLIDATGDPYEAENVARDAFEKKGVTALKSGKANHELVVQNEKGAYLRVLTPVPVVMEKCIMCHAHYADVPKGDPIGAISYTVPIQ from the coding sequence ATGAATGTCTGTCTGACTAAGTTTTCGTTGCTGGCAGGGGTGCTTGGCTTGGTGTTGAGCTCGCCGGTTTTGGAAAGCCAAGCTGTCGTTGCGGACGACGCCGTCGCTCAACCGGAAAACGCTGGCGATGCTCCTAGCGAGGCCGCGATCGAACGGACGCGGCAAAAGGTCAAAATGCTGGACAACATTTTCAAGCAAACGATCGTGTTGATCACCGACAAGTATGTGCATGGCGACGACGATTTCGCCGCCGGCAGTGCCGCCGTGCTGTTGTTCAAGAACATCTCGGAATCGGGCAAGGACCAAGTCCGGCTGATCGATGCGACGGGAGATCCCTATGAAGCGGAAAACGTCGCGCGGGATGCCTTTGAAAAGAAGGGTGTCACGGCTCTGAAAAGCGGCAAAGCGAATCACGAACTGGTGGTCCAAAACGAAAAGGGGGCCTACTTGCGAGTCCTCACACCTGTGCCCGTGGTGATGGAAAAGTGCATCATGTGCCACGCGCACTACGCCGACGTTCCGAAGGGCGATCCAATCGGAGCAATCAGTTACACGGTGCCAATCCAATAG
- a CDS encoding carboxymuconolactone decarboxylase family protein codes for MTDFTVHTLETSPENSQPQLESSQKTYGFVPNLHAVMAESPALLEAYRTVADIFDNKTNLTATEQQIIAMTNNRLNGCTYCMAAHTSIMQSHKVAEDVIESLRNGTPIADPKLETLRVFAEKVNLQRGWVEDTDIADFLAAGYTKQTVFDVIVGTAYKVLSNYTNHVAQTPVDKAFAKNAWKSDSESA; via the coding sequence ATGACCGATTTCACCGTCCATACTCTGGAAACCTCCCCCGAAAACAGTCAACCGCAATTGGAAAGCAGCCAGAAGACGTATGGTTTCGTTCCCAACTTGCACGCGGTCATGGCAGAGTCACCAGCCTTGTTGGAAGCCTACCGAACGGTCGCCGACATTTTTGACAACAAAACCAACCTGACCGCGACAGAACAGCAAATCATCGCGATGACCAACAATCGATTGAACGGTTGCACGTACTGCATGGCCGCTCATACGTCGATCATGCAGTCGCACAAAGTCGCTGAGGACGTGATCGAATCGCTTCGGAACGGAACTCCAATTGCGGATCCCAAGCTGGAAACCCTGCGTGTGTTCGCCGAGAAGGTGAACCTTCAACGAGGGTGGGTGGAGGACACGGATATCGCGGATTTCCTCGCGGCAGGATACACGAAGCAAACGGTTTTCGACGTCATCGTTGGAACCGCGTACAAGGTGCTTTCCAATTACACCAATCACGTCGCACAAACCCCGGTCGACAAAGCGTTCGCGAAAAATGCCTGGAAGAGTGACTCCGAATCGGCGTGA